One region of Edaphobacter bradus genomic DNA includes:
- a CDS encoding DUF1801 domain-containing protein produces MESASAFIDQKIKELGDWRGKTLAHLRQLIHDADPDIQEEWKWVKPASPGTPVWSHDGIVCTGESYKQVVKLTFARGASIEDPKTLFNSSLEGNVRRAIDLREGEKINEAAFKQLIRAAVAANSAARAQRVARKK; encoded by the coding sequence ATGGAATCCGCCTCTGCATTCATCGACCAGAAGATCAAGGAACTTGGAGACTGGCGCGGGAAGACCCTCGCTCATCTCCGTCAGCTCATCCACGATGCCGACCCCGACATCCAGGAGGAGTGGAAATGGGTGAAGCCCGCGTCGCCCGGCACCCCCGTCTGGTCCCATGACGGCATCGTCTGCACAGGGGAATCGTACAAGCAGGTCGTGAAGCTCACCTTTGCTCGCGGAGCCTCCATCGAAGACCCGAAGACGCTCTTCAATTCCAGCCTGGAAGGGAACGTGCGGCGTGCGATCGATCTCCGCGAAGGGGAGAAGATCAACGAAGCTGCCTTCAAGCAACTCATCCGCGCCGCGGTGGCGGCCAACTCCGCAGCGCGCGCTCAACGGGTAGCCAGGAAGAAATAA
- a CDS encoding proline iminopeptidase-family hydrolase, with amino-acid sequence MNRRHFLSSSAALAAAACSSSLPLAAQTNPAASPDSAQTPDALNPGGIRVAGIRMVPVFGGKYKVWTKRMGAGPVKVLLLHGGPGFSHDYLEAMESFLPQAGIEMYYYDQLGCGNSDRPDDPTLWTLPRYLAEVEEVRRGLGLDHFVLYGHSWGGILAIEYALNFPQPLRGLVISNMTAGIQSYLKRTAALKTQLLPPATLTRFNAMEAAKDYDNPEYQRIVMDDLYTKMICRLQPWPEPVTRAFGRANDKIYNQMQGKSEFEVTGNLRDWERWDRLHEIKTKALTLGAAHDEMDPADMQKIASLMPNATSAICPNGSHLAMWDDQATYFHHLLAFLKAV; translated from the coding sequence ATGAACCGTAGGCACTTTCTCAGCTCCTCTGCCGCACTCGCTGCTGCGGCGTGCTCGTCATCTCTGCCTCTGGCCGCGCAAACGAATCCTGCCGCTTCTCCAGACTCAGCTCAGACCCCGGACGCCCTGAATCCGGGAGGCATTCGTGTCGCAGGCATCCGCATGGTTCCCGTATTCGGAGGCAAGTACAAGGTCTGGACCAAGCGGATGGGCGCAGGTCCGGTGAAGGTGCTGTTGCTGCATGGCGGCCCAGGCTTCTCGCACGATTACCTCGAGGCGATGGAGTCCTTTCTACCGCAGGCCGGCATCGAGATGTACTACTACGACCAGCTTGGCTGCGGCAACTCTGATCGGCCGGACGATCCCACACTGTGGACGCTCCCGCGCTATCTCGCTGAGGTCGAGGAGGTCCGCCGTGGTCTCGGCCTCGACCACTTCGTTCTCTACGGCCACTCCTGGGGCGGCATCCTCGCGATCGAGTACGCGTTGAACTTCCCGCAGCCTCTGCGCGGACTCGTCATCTCCAACATGACTGCCGGCATCCAGTCCTACCTCAAGCGGACCGCTGCCCTGAAGACGCAGCTTCTTCCTCCCGCAACCCTGACGCGGTTCAACGCGATGGAAGCAGCAAAGGACTACGACAATCCCGAGTACCAGCGCATCGTCATGGACGATCTGTATACGAAGATGATCTGTCGTCTCCAGCCCTGGCCCGAGCCCGTCACTCGCGCCTTTGGCCGGGCAAACGACAAGATTTACAACCAGATGCAGGGGAAGAGCGAGTTCGAAGTTACGGGAAATCTTCGCGACTGGGAACGCTGGGACCGTCTGCACGAGATCAAAACGAAAGCGCTCACCCTCGGTGCGGCCCACGACGAGATGGATCCGGCGGACATGCAGAAGATCGCATCACTGATGCCTAACGCCACATCCGCCATCTGCCCCAACGGAAGCCATCTGGCAATGTGGGACGACCAGGCCACCTACTTCCATCACCTTCTTGCTTTTCTGAAAGCCGTCTAG
- a CDS encoding NAD-dependent epimerase/dehydratase family protein → MGKIALFGAAGALGRGIADALEARGEGYRVVGRDRASLAEAFGGNPQAEIVTWNPDDAASVRAVARGVETLIYLVGVPYHRFEEHPMVMQKTLDGAIAEGVKRVVLIGTVYPYGAPVTAKVTEEHPRNPQTYKGRKRKEQEEVLLAAHRAGKIQATILRLPDFYGPGVTKSFLDGVFTAAANGGTANMIGPIDTPHEFVYVPDVGPVVLALAEKPEAYGRWWNLAGPGATTQRKMAEMAFAVTGRKPKLRVAGVMTLRLVGLFNPLMREMVEMQYLQTAPVLMDDSALTKLLGGIRKTSYEEGVRRSVEYQQRKAKG, encoded by the coding sequence ATGGGAAAGATCGCTTTATTTGGAGCCGCCGGGGCGCTTGGGCGCGGCATTGCGGATGCGCTTGAGGCCCGGGGCGAAGGATATCGTGTAGTTGGCCGCGACAGGGCGAGCCTGGCCGAGGCGTTTGGCGGCAACCCGCAAGCGGAGATTGTGACGTGGAACCCGGACGATGCGGCTTCGGTGCGAGCCGTGGCGCGGGGCGTGGAGACGCTGATCTACCTGGTGGGGGTTCCGTACCACCGGTTTGAGGAGCATCCGATGGTGATGCAGAAGACGCTGGACGGTGCGATCGCCGAGGGTGTGAAGCGCGTGGTGCTGATCGGGACAGTGTATCCGTACGGCGCTCCGGTGACGGCGAAGGTGACGGAGGAGCATCCGCGGAATCCGCAGACGTACAAGGGCCGGAAGCGCAAGGAGCAGGAGGAGGTTCTTCTGGCGGCTCACAGGGCCGGGAAGATTCAGGCGACGATCCTACGTCTGCCGGATTTCTACGGGCCTGGGGTGACGAAGAGCTTTCTGGACGGGGTATTCACGGCTGCGGCGAACGGCGGGACAGCGAACATGATCGGGCCGATCGATACTCCGCACGAGTTCGTGTACGTGCCGGACGTGGGGCCGGTGGTGCTGGCGCTGGCCGAGAAGCCGGAGGCCTACGGGAGGTGGTGGAACCTCGCCGGGCCGGGCGCGACGACGCAGCGCAAGATGGCCGAGATGGCGTTCGCCGTGACGGGACGCAAGCCGAAGCTGCGCGTGGCAGGAGTGATGACGCTGCGGTTGGTGGGGCTGTTCAATCCCCTCATGCGCGAGATGGTGGAGATGCAGTACCTGCAGACGGCTCCGGTGCTGATGGATGATTCAGCGCTGACGAAGCTGCTGGGAGGGATCAGGAAGACCTCGTATGAAGAGGGTGTGCGGCGGAGCGTGGAGTATCAGCAGCGGAAGGCGAAGGGATAA
- a CDS encoding cation diffusion facilitator family transporter, with amino-acid sequence MTQTSHCQPAAEYGGKPDARRYVFVLQAITIGWMLVEGGGSFVAAARARSLPIAAFASDSFVELLSAVVIMLQFGKAFRVSALRAARIAGGLLFLLTGVIVMLALLAARYKVVPERSYLGMGITLGALLIMPILAVLKRRHANATRNRALAADAVQSATCAYLAAITLLSLLLQAIHPLWWIDSAAVACLIPLLLVEARRAWKGQACGCC; translated from the coding sequence ATGACACAGACATCGCATTGCCAGCCGGCAGCGGAGTACGGCGGCAAACCAGATGCGCGTCGCTATGTGTTCGTGCTCCAGGCGATCACCATCGGCTGGATGCTCGTCGAGGGCGGTGGCTCGTTTGTCGCTGCGGCCAGAGCGCGCAGTCTCCCGATAGCAGCCTTCGCCTCGGACAGCTTCGTCGAGCTTCTTTCAGCGGTTGTCATTATGCTTCAGTTCGGCAAGGCCTTCAGAGTCTCAGCTCTCAGGGCGGCTCGCATTGCAGGCGGCCTGCTCTTTCTCCTTACGGGAGTTATCGTTATGCTTGCTCTGCTTGCTGCCCGTTACAAGGTAGTTCCAGAGCGCAGCTACCTGGGTATGGGGATCACCTTGGGTGCACTTCTCATCATGCCGATTCTGGCGGTGTTGAAACGCCGCCACGCAAATGCGACCCGCAATCGCGCCTTGGCTGCTGACGCCGTGCAGTCTGCGACCTGCGCCTATCTTGCCGCGATCACGCTTCTATCCCTGCTGCTTCAGGCAATACATCCGCTTTGGTGGATCGACTCGGCAGCCGTTGCCTGCCTGATCCCTCTGCTGCTGGTTGAGGCTCGCCGCGCGTGGAAGGGACAGGCTTGTGGGTGCTGCTGA
- a CDS encoding TetR/AcrR family transcriptional regulator, whose translation MKTQQRREKARQDIRQSILDEAREIITREGFAALTMRKLAERVDYSPASIYMHFRNRDQIAKEISRVSYADLLATLTAATTDAIATPAARFRALCHAYVSFGLKNPQTYSLIFMEDPAYLTAVFAEQSADDPATRSYTLLVEIAQDLIAAGFRANKATPIELAETIWAGLHGIVSLKLTCPAFPTSPAETLTSLMADTFLQGLATPTPAKKHNRPGIKPSA comes from the coding sequence ATGAAAACCCAGCAACGCCGAGAGAAGGCCCGCCAGGACATCCGCCAGAGCATCCTCGACGAGGCCCGCGAGATCATCACCCGCGAGGGCTTCGCCGCCCTCACAATGCGCAAGCTCGCCGAGCGCGTCGACTACTCTCCGGCCTCCATCTACATGCACTTCCGCAACCGCGACCAGATCGCCAAGGAGATCAGCCGCGTCAGTTACGCCGATCTCCTCGCCACCCTTACCGCGGCCACCACAGACGCCATCGCCACACCCGCTGCCCGCTTCCGCGCGCTCTGCCACGCCTACGTCAGCTTTGGCCTCAAAAATCCGCAGACCTACTCGCTTATCTTCATGGAGGACCCCGCCTACCTCACCGCCGTCTTCGCCGAACAGTCCGCCGACGACCCCGCCACCCGCTCCTACACGCTGCTCGTCGAGATCGCGCAGGACCTCATTGCCGCCGGATTCCGCGCCAACAAGGCCACCCCCATCGAGTTGGCCGAGACCATCTGGGCCGGGCTCCACGGCATCGTCAGCCTCAAGCTCACCTGCCCCGCCTTCCCCACCTCACCCGCCGAGACCCTCACCAGCCTGATGGCCGACACCTTCCTCCAAGGCCTCGCCACACCCACACCAGCCAAAAAGCACAACCGACCTGGAATAAAACCGTCGGCTTGA
- a CDS encoding pirin family protein — protein sequence MTTATSTSQKKVLGIYRPGSNHWVGDGFPVRNLFPSNGLESEVNPFLMLDYAGPKYFKPAKTARGVGEHPHRGFETVTIAYQGSVAHRDSAGNSGVIYPGDVQWMTAASGVLHEEMHEADFTKEGGTFEMIQLWVNLPAADKMSKPRYQAITKAQIPVVPFASGSPNGGFTRIIAGELNGRKGPAKTFTPVNLWDVELKAGERVELPLPAGHNASVVLRKGDVKLNDAALTGEALIATLSPEGESITLEAVADTSLVILTGEPINEPVASYGPFVMNTREEIMQAVTDYKSGRFGQLN from the coding sequence TCGGCGACGGCTTCCCTGTCCGCAATCTCTTCCCGTCCAACGGGCTCGAGAGCGAGGTCAACCCCTTCCTCATGCTCGACTATGCCGGCCCGAAGTACTTCAAGCCCGCCAAAACCGCGCGTGGCGTCGGCGAGCACCCGCATCGCGGCTTTGAGACCGTCACCATCGCCTACCAGGGCTCGGTCGCACACCGCGACTCCGCCGGAAACTCCGGGGTCATCTATCCCGGCGACGTCCAGTGGATGACCGCCGCCTCCGGAGTCCTGCACGAGGAGATGCACGAGGCCGACTTCACCAAAGAGGGCGGAACCTTCGAGATGATTCAGCTCTGGGTCAACCTTCCCGCGGCCGATAAGATGTCCAAGCCGCGCTACCAGGCCATCACCAAAGCGCAGATCCCCGTCGTTCCCTTCGCCAGCGGAAGCCCCAATGGAGGCTTTACCCGGATCATCGCCGGCGAGCTCAACGGACGAAAGGGCCCAGCGAAGACCTTCACCCCCGTCAACCTCTGGGATGTCGAACTCAAGGCTGGCGAGCGCGTCGAACTCCCGCTGCCTGCGGGCCACAACGCCTCGGTCGTCCTGCGCAAGGGCGACGTGAAGCTCAACGATGCCGCACTGACTGGCGAAGCCCTGATCGCGACGCTCAGCCCCGAGGGCGAGTCCATCACGCTCGAGGCCGTCGCCGACACGTCGCTCGTCATCCTCACCGGCGAGCCTATCAACGAGCCCGTCGCCAGCTATGGCCCCTTCGTGATGAACACCCGCGAGGAGATCATGCAAGCCGTCACGGACTACAAGTCCGGCCGCTTCGGCCAGCTCAACTAA
- a CDS encoding ATP-binding cassette domain-containing protein, with protein MNPPLLQVENLSIAFGSRPAVDSISFHINEGETLGLVGESGSGKSATSLAVLRLLPPSATITGSVAFAGSNLLTLSEDAMRRHRGRDIAMIFQEPMTALNPVMPIGQQITEALQVHHRNLSRTAIRDRVLEALHEVALPDPERRLRDYPHQFSGGQRQRILIAQALINRPRLIIADEPTTALDVTVQAQILALLNRLRLSHNLSMLFISHDLAVVSQVADRVAVMHRGSIVEQAPARELFRSPQHPYTRRLLASVPTMQTDRTQPLATLA; from the coding sequence GTGAACCCGCCGCTCCTCCAAGTCGAAAACCTCTCCATCGCCTTCGGCTCCCGTCCCGCCGTCGACAGCATCTCCTTCCACATCAACGAGGGCGAAACCCTCGGCCTCGTCGGCGAATCCGGCTCTGGAAAGTCCGCCACCTCGCTCGCCGTCCTGCGCCTGCTCCCTCCCAGCGCGACCATCACCGGCTCCGTCGCCTTCGCCGGCTCCAACCTGCTCACGCTCTCCGAGGACGCGATGCGCCGCCACCGCGGACGCGACATCGCCATGATCTTCCAGGAGCCCATGACCGCCCTCAACCCGGTCATGCCCATCGGCCAGCAGATCACCGAGGCACTTCAGGTCCATCACCGCAACCTCTCTCGCACCGCCATCCGCGACCGCGTCCTCGAAGCCCTCCACGAGGTTGCTCTCCCCGACCCCGAGCGCCGCCTCCGCGACTACCCGCACCAGTTCTCCGGAGGCCAGCGCCAGCGCATCCTCATCGCCCAGGCACTCATCAACCGCCCGCGCCTCATCATCGCCGACGAGCCCACCACCGCGCTCGACGTCACCGTGCAGGCCCAGATCCTCGCGCTGCTCAACCGCCTCCGCCTCTCGCACAACCTCTCGATGCTCTTCATCTCTCACGACCTCGCCGTAGTCTCGCAGGTCGCCGACCGCGTCGCCGTCATGCACCGCGGCTCAATCGTCGAGCAGGCCCCCGCCCGCGAGCTCTTCCGCTCGCCGCAGCACCCCTACACCCGCCGCCTCCTCGCCTCCGTCCCCACCATGCAAACCGACCGCACCCAACCGCTGGCCACTCTCGCCTAA